One segment of Phaeacidiphilus oryzae TH49 DNA contains the following:
- the hpf gene encoding ribosome hibernation-promoting factor, HPF/YfiA family — MDIVVKGRKTEVPERFRKHVAEKLEKIQKLDGKVISLDVEVSKERNPRQADRSDRVEITMRTRGPVIRAEACASDAYAALDKASARLDAQMRKVADRRRVAKKGEGKAPISVAEATAPLAAELNGSAAEEPADEVPVTRIGTLEIEGEGPLVVREKTHEAEPMALDQALYEMELVGHDFYLFVEKDSGMPSVVYRRRGYDYGVIHLQPTAGA, encoded by the coding sequence GTGGACATCGTCGTGAAGGGCCGCAAGACCGAGGTGCCCGAGCGGTTCCGCAAGCACGTGGCCGAGAAGTTGGAGAAGATCCAGAAACTCGACGGAAAGGTGATCAGCCTCGACGTCGAGGTCTCCAAGGAGCGCAACCCGCGCCAGGCCGACCGTTCCGACCGAGTCGAGATCACGATGCGGACCCGCGGTCCGGTGATCCGGGCCGAGGCCTGCGCGTCCGATGCGTACGCCGCGCTGGACAAGGCGTCAGCGCGGCTGGACGCCCAGATGCGCAAGGTGGCGGACCGCCGCCGGGTAGCCAAGAAGGGCGAGGGCAAGGCCCCCATCAGCGTGGCCGAGGCCACCGCCCCGCTCGCCGCCGAGCTGAACGGCTCCGCGGCCGAGGAGCCCGCGGACGAGGTGCCGGTGACCCGGATCGGGACCCTGGAGATCGAGGGCGAGGGCCCGCTGGTAGTCCGGGAGAAGACCCACGAGGCCGAGCCGATGGCGCTCGACCAGGCACTGTACGAGATGGAGCTGGTCGGCCACGACTTCTACCTGTTCGTGGAGAAGGACAGCGGCATGCCGAGCGTCGTCTACCGGCGCCGCGGTTACGACTACGGTGTGATCCACCTGCAGCCGACCGCGGGGGCGTAG
- a CDS encoding response regulator, which translates to MNGAAGAAGAQAASAEPIRVLVVDDHALFRRGLEIVLAQEEDITVVGEAADGAEAVEKAADLLPDIILMDVRMPRRSGIEACMAIKEVVPSAKIIMLTISDEEADLYEAIKAGATGYLLKEISTDEVATAIRAVADGQSQISPSMAAKLLTEFKSMIQQKTDDRRLVPAPRLTDREIEVLKLVATGLNNRDIAKQLFISENTVKNHVRNILEKLQLHSRMEAVVYAMREKILEIG; encoded by the coding sequence ATGAACGGCGCGGCCGGGGCGGCCGGGGCGCAGGCGGCGTCCGCGGAGCCGATCCGCGTGCTGGTGGTGGACGACCACGCGCTCTTCCGCCGCGGGCTGGAGATCGTCCTGGCGCAGGAGGAGGACATCACCGTCGTCGGTGAGGCGGCGGACGGTGCCGAGGCGGTGGAGAAGGCCGCGGACCTGCTGCCGGACATCATCCTGATGGACGTCCGGATGCCGCGCCGGAGCGGGATCGAGGCCTGCATGGCGATCAAGGAGGTCGTCCCCAGCGCCAAGATCATCATGCTGACGATAAGCGACGAGGAGGCCGACCTCTACGAGGCGATCAAGGCGGGGGCCACCGGCTACCTGCTGAAGGAGATCTCCACGGACGAGGTGGCCACCGCGATCCGCGCGGTGGCGGACGGCCAGTCGCAGATCAGCCCGTCGATGGCGGCGAAGCTGCTGACCGAGTTCAAGTCGATGATCCAGCAGAAGACCGACGACCGGCGGCTGGTGCCGGCGCCGCGGCTGACCGACCGCGAGATCGAGGTGCTGAAGCTGGTCGCGACCGGGCTGAACAACCGGGACATCGCCAAGCAGCTGTTCATCAGCGAGAACACGGTCAAGAACCACGTCCGGAACATCCTGGAGAAGCTCCAGCTGCACTCCCGCATGGAGGCCGTGGTCTATGCGATGCGGGAGAAGATCCTCGAAATAGGCTGA
- a CDS encoding winged helix-turn-helix domain-containing protein: protein MDLSADEARRLALRAQHLLGAPDRRSGVPGLLRSLGAVQLDTISVLARSHELIPYARLGAVGRAAVEDAYWSGATAFEYWAHAACVLPIEEWPLFAFRRRARRARGHRWHLLSDKEAACRAVLDRLRADGPLTATDLGGAKNGGPWWDWSETKIAVEWLLDTGEVVCTRRRGWKRIYDLAERAVPAELLAREPDDDACLRALVARSGAALGVATVKDLADYYRLSTDQARSALPDSGLVPVRVAGWGRKGAGPEEAWADPAALAAGPPRGRHRTTLLSPFDSLIWDRARTERVFDFSHRLEAYVPRPKRVHGYFAMPLLSGGRLVGRVDPAREGNTLVARQVSLAGPKALPAAAQALREAAEWVGCSAVKVEQVSPAPLAGPLTAAVSG, encoded by the coding sequence ATGGATCTCTCCGCGGACGAAGCCCGCCGCCTCGCCCTGCGCGCCCAGCACCTCCTCGGCGCCCCCGACCGCCGCTCCGGCGTCCCCGGCCTGCTCCGCAGCCTCGGCGCCGTCCAGCTGGACACCATCTCGGTGCTCGCCCGCTCCCACGAGCTGATCCCCTACGCCCGCCTCGGCGCCGTCGGCCGCGCCGCCGTCGAGGACGCCTACTGGTCCGGGGCGACCGCCTTCGAGTACTGGGCCCACGCCGCCTGCGTACTGCCGATCGAGGAGTGGCCGCTCTTCGCCTTCCGCCGGCGCGCCCGCCGCGCCCGCGGCCACCGCTGGCACCTCCTCTCCGACAAGGAGGCCGCCTGCCGCGCCGTCCTCGACCGCCTCCGCGCGGACGGCCCGCTGACCGCCACCGACCTCGGCGGCGCCAAGAACGGCGGCCCGTGGTGGGACTGGTCGGAGACCAAGATCGCCGTGGAGTGGCTGCTGGACACCGGCGAGGTGGTCTGCACCCGCCGCCGCGGCTGGAAGCGGATCTACGACCTCGCCGAACGCGCCGTCCCGGCCGAACTCCTCGCCCGGGAACCGGACGACGACGCCTGCCTGCGCGCCCTGGTCGCCCGCTCCGGAGCGGCCCTCGGCGTGGCCACCGTCAAGGATCTCGCCGACTACTACCGGCTCTCCACCGACCAGGCCCGCTCCGCCCTCCCCGACTCCGGCCTGGTCCCGGTGCGGGTGGCCGGCTGGGGCCGGAAGGGCGCCGGACCCGAGGAGGCCTGGGCCGATCCGGCCGCCCTCGCCGCCGGCCCGCCCCGCGGCCGGCACCGCACCACCCTCCTCTCCCCGTTCGACTCGCTGATCTGGGACCGCGCCCGCACCGAGCGGGTCTTCGACTTCAGCCACCGCCTGGAGGCGTACGTCCCCAGGCCGAAGCGGGTGCACGGGTACTTCGCGATGCCGCTGCTCTCCGGCGGCCGGCTGGTCGGCCGGGTGGACCCGGCCCGGGAGGGGAACACCCTGGTCGCCCGCCAGGTCTCGCTGGCCGGCCCGAAGGCCCTGCCCGCCGCCGCGCAGGCGCTCCGCGAGGCGGCCGAGTGGGTGGGCTGCTCGGCGGTCAAGGTGGAGCAGGTCTCCCCCGCTCCCCTCGCCGGCCCGCTGACCGCGGCGGTGAGCGGCTAG